A single window of Nicotiana sylvestris chromosome 3, ASM39365v2, whole genome shotgun sequence DNA harbors:
- the LOC104214449 gene encoding uncharacterized protein isoform X3: MVATRRSGSLPSTVKRSSSSSSDSSSKRQKVDNNNAESSEKPKSSLPPPTENPKELGSTDPPESGAVTPQATSGDGETAAKINDAPAVSVVAPITEGATPAIVDKPRSSMSLRKQNQGSETTSPWCWLMSEYPQNPTIHVSATNFLVGSSKNAHLHIKHQTVSATLCSLRLTQHEGNWVAVLESRGKGSVQVNGKTIKKNTNCILNSGDGLAFGLVGNHAYIFQQLPYELGVKSPPSDVRTSAGKLLRVEKRAGDASAVAGASILASLSSLRQDPSRLKPTSQILEERDWTRDAPASATGVSLRCAVFKEEIHAAIVDGQQLEVSFDSFPYYLSENTKNVLIASSYIHLKHKEQVKYTSELPTINPRILLSGPAAGSEIYQEMLAKALAQYYGAKLLIFDSHSFLGGLSAKEAELLKEGCSSHKMSTNSKQIPGEPDWPNGNGSSSGQAANTNTLTDPLGLEAQPKMESGNVTSLAGTSKNTLFRTGDRVRFIGSSGGGYSASIRGPAFGTRGKVVLPFEDNPSSKIGVRFDKPISDGVNLGGLCDEGHGFFCKANDLRLEATGVDDLDKLLISSLFEVVFNESRNSPFILFMKDAEKSMAGNSESYSTFKSRLEKLPANIVVIGSHAHTDNRKEKSHPGGLLFTKFGSNQTALLDLAFPDSFGKLHDRGKEVTKTTKLLTKLFPNKVTIHMPQDEALISAWKQQLDRDADTLKMKGNLNSLRTVLNRNGLDCDGLDTLCIKDQTFSVESAEKVVGWALSHHLMQNLDADPDVRLVLSPVSIQYGLEILQAMQNESKSLKKSLKDIVTENEFEKRLLADVIPPSDIGVTFDDIGALENVKDTLKELVMLPLQRPELFCKGQLTKPCKGILLFGPPGTGKTMLAKAVATEAGANFINISMSSITSKWFGEGEKYVKAVFSLASKIAPSVVFVDEVDSMLGRRENPGEHEAMRKMKNEFMVNWDGLRTKDTERVLVLAATNRPYDLDEAVIRRLPRRLMVNLPDAPNRAKILKVILAKEDLAPDVDLDAVASLTDGYSGSDLKNLCVTAAYRPIREILEKEKKEHDAALAEGRPTPTPCGSTDIRPLNMDDFKNAHERVCASVSSESINMTELLQWNELYGEGGSRRKKSLSYFM; this comes from the exons ATGGTTGCGACGAGACGAAGTGGATCTCTGCCGTCCACTGTTAAACGGtcgtcctcctcctcctccgattCTTCCTCCAAACGCCAAAAG GTAGATAATAATAATGCGGAGTCGTCGGAGAAACCAAAGTCGTCTCTTCCACCGCCGACGGAGAATCCCAAGGAGTTAGGCTCTACTGACCCGCCGGAATCCGGCGCCGTTACTCCTCAGGCTACTTCCGGCGACGGTGAGACCGCTGCCAAGATTAATGATGCACCTGCCGTATCCGTTGTCGCACCTATAACAGAAG GGGCAACACCTGCTATAGTTGATAAACCGAGGAGTTCCATGAGTTTGAGGAAGCAAAATCAAGGTTCTGAAACTACGTCACCTTGGTGTTGGCTTATGTCAGAGTATCCACAG AACCCAACTATACATGTTTCGGCTACGAATTTCTTGGTTGGTTCTAGCAAAAACGCTCATTTGCATATCAAGCACCAAACAGTTAGTGCAACCTTATGTTCATTAAGGCTTACACAG CATGAAGGAAATTGGGTTGCTGTGCTCGAGAGCAGGGGCAAAGGATCTGTGCAAGTTAATGGAAAAACAATAAAGAAGAATACTAATTGCATTCTCAATTCGGGTGATGGGCTTGCTTTTGGTCTTGTGGGAAATCATGCTTAT ATATTTCAGCAGCTTCCATATGAGCTTGGAGTTAAGTCGCCTCCTTCAGATGTTAGGACCAGTGCAGGTAAATTGCTGCGCGTTGAAAAGAGAGCAGGAGATGCTTCAGCTGTAGCTGGTGCTTCCATTTTGGCATCGCTTTCAAGCCTGCGGCAAGATCCGTCGCGCTTGAAACCTACGTCTCAG ATACTGGAGGAAAGAGACTGGACCAGAGATGCGCCAGCTTCCGCAACAGGGGTGTCTCTAAGATGTGCAGTATTTAAAGAAGAGATTCATGCTGCAATAGTTGATGGACAACAGCTAGAAGTTTCATTTGATAGCTTTCCATATTACTTAAG TGAGAACACAAAAAATGTGCTGATTGCGTCTTCATATATACAcctgaagcataaagaacaagtAAAATATACATCTGAGCTACCTACTATCAACCCAAGAATTCTGCTCTCAGGTCCTGCAG CAGGATCTGAGATATATCAGGAGATGCTGGCAAAGGCACTTGCTCAGTATTATGGAGCTAAATTGCTTATATTTGATAGCCATTCTTTTTTGGGT GGTCTATCTGCGAAGGAGGCTGAACTACTAAAAGAGGGATGCAGTTCACATAAGATGTCCACAAACTCCAAGCAGATTCCTGGAGAACCCGATTGGCCTAACGGCAATGGGTCGTCATCTGGTCAAGCAGCTAATACTAACACTCTGACTGATCCTTTGGGTTTGGAAGCACAACCAAAGATGGAGAGTGGCAATGTAACCTCTTTAGCCGGAACATCGAAGAATACCTTGTTTAGGACAG GTGATAGAGTGAGATTCATTGGTTCTTCTGGTGGTGGGTACTCAGCCTCCATCAG GGGCCCAGCTTTTGGCACTCGAGGGAAGGTTGTGTTGCCTTTTGAAGATAATCCATCATCAAAAATTGGTGTAAGGTTTGATAAGCCTATATCAGACGGGGTTAACCTTGGGGGTCTTTGTGATGAAGGTCATGGGTTCTTTTGCAAAG CCAATGATTTGCGGTTGGAAGCCACAGGTGTCGATGATCTGGACAAGTTACTCATAAGCTCATTGTTTGAG GTTGTATTCAACGAAAGCAGAAATTCCCCcttcattttatttatgaaagATGCTGAGAAATCTATGGCAGGAAATTCAGAATCATATTCAACTTTCAAAAGTCGGCTTGAAAAGCTTCCTGCTAATATCGTTGTTATAGGATCTCACGCTCATACAGATAACCGTAAGGAAAAG TCACATCCTGGGGGATTGCTCTTCACCAAATTTGGAAGCAATCAAACTGCCTTGCTTGATTTGGCTTTCCCG GATAGTTTTGGGAAGTTGCATGACAGGGGGAAGGAAGTGACCAAGACAACTAAACTTCTGACGAAGCTTTTCCCCAACAAAGTGACCATTCACATGCCGCAG GATGAAGCGCTTATATCTGCTTGGAAGCAACAGTTGGATCGAGAtgctgataccctaaaaatgaaaGGAAATTTGAATAGCTTGCGAACA GTTCTTAATCGGAATGGATTGGACTGTGATGGACTTGACACTTTGTGCATTAAAGACCAGACTTTTTCTGTTGAAA GTGCGGAGAAGGTGGTTGGATGGGCCTTGAGCCATCATTTGATGCAGAACCTTGATGCAGACCCTGACGTTAGGCTTGTTTTGTCTCCTGTGAG CATTCAGTATGGGTTGGAAATTCTACAAGCTATGCAAAATGAAAGCAAAAGCTTGAAGAAGTCACTTAAG GATATTGTAACGGAGAATGAATTTGAGAAGAGACTTCTAGCAGATGTTATTCCCCCCAGTGATATTGGAGTAACATTTGATGATATTGGTGCACTTGAAAATGTCAAGGATACGTTAAAAGAGCTGGTCATGCTTCCTTTACAAAGACCTGAACTTTTCTGCAAGGGTCAACTAACCAAG CCATGCAAGGGAATACTTCTATTTGGACCCCCTGGAACAGGGAAAACCATGCTCGCGAAAGCTGTTGCGACTGAAGCGGGTGCAAACTTTATCAATATTTCTATGTCAAGTATCACTTCAAAG TGGTTTGGCGAGGGCGAGAAATATGTGAAAGCTGTCTTCTCCCTGGCTAGTAAAATTGCTCCAAGTGTTGTCTTTGTTGATGAA GTTGATAGCATGCTTGGACGACGGGAAAATCCAGGAGAACACGAGGCCATgcgtaaaatgaaaaatgaattcATGGTGAATTGGGATGGTTTACGTACAAAAGATACTGAGCGTGTGTTGGTACTTGCAGCAACAAACAGACCATATGACCTTGATGAGGCTGTCATAAGGAGACTGCCGCGTAG GCTGATGGTCAATTTACCAGATGCTCCAAATAGAGCGAAAATTCTAAAAGTGATACTTGCAAAAGAAGACTTGGCTCCAGATGTTGATCTGGATGCAGTGGCAAGTTTGACCGATGGATATTCCGGAAGTGACCTTAAG AATCTGTGTGTTACAGCTGCATATCGACCGATTAGGgaaatcctagaaaaagaaaaaaag GAACATGATGCAGCTTTGGCAGAAGGTAGACCTACGCCAACACCATGCGGCAGTACAGACATTCGGCCTTTGAATATGGATGACTTTAAAAACGCTCATGAGCGG GTATGTGCAAGTGTTTCATCAGAATCCATAAATATGACGGAGCTTCTTCAGTGGAATGAACTGTATGGAGAAGGGGGCTCTAGAAGGAAGAAGTCGTTGAGTTATTTCATGTAA
- the LOC104214449 gene encoding uncharacterized protein isoform X2, whose translation MVATRRSGSLPSTVKRSSSSSSDSSSKRQKVDNNNAESSEKPKSSLPPPTENPKELGSTDPPESGAVTPQATSGDGETAAKINDAPAVSVVAPITEGATPAIVDKPRSSMSLRKQNQGSETTSPWCWLMSEYPQNPTIHVSATNFLVGSSKNAHLHIKHQTVSATLCSLRLTQHEGNWVAVLESRGKGSVQVNGKTIKKNTNCILNSGDGLAFGLVGNHAYIFQQLPYELGVKSPPSDVRTSAGKLLRVEKRAGDASAVAGASILASLSSLRQDPSRLKPTSQVSGNELPSSPVIHEDELDGLEVDSAANVSSSSAADVGLTSKILPLDGDLNSGREAGNILEERDWTRDAPASATGVSLRCAVFKEEIHAAIVDGQQLEVSFDSFPYYLSENTKNVLIASSYIHLKHKEQVKYTSELPTINPRILLSGPAGSEIYQEMLAKALAQYYGAKLLIFDSHSFLGGLSAKEAELLKEGCSSHKMSTNSKQIPGEPDWPNGNGSSSGQAANTNTLTDPLGLEAQPKMESGNVTSLAGTSKNTLFRTGDRVRFIGSSGGGYSASIRGPAFGTRGKVVLPFEDNPSSKIGVRFDKPISDGVNLGGLCDEGHGFFCKANDLRLEATGVDDLDKLLISSLFEVVFNESRNSPFILFMKDAEKSMAGNSESYSTFKSRLEKLPANIVVIGSHAHTDNRKEKSHPGGLLFTKFGSNQTALLDLAFPDSFGKLHDRGKEVTKTTKLLTKLFPNKVTIHMPQDEALISAWKQQLDRDADTLKMKGNLNSLRTVLNRNGLDCDGLDTLCIKDQTFSVESAEKVVGWALSHHLMQNLDADPDVRLVLSPVSIQYGLEILQAMQNESKSLKKSLKDIVTENEFEKRLLADVIPPSDIGVTFDDIGALENVKDTLKELVMLPLQRPELFCKGQLTKPCKGILLFGPPGTGKTMLAKAVATEAGANFINISMSSITSKWFGEGEKYVKAVFSLASKIAPSVVFVDEVDSMLGRRENPGEHEAMRKMKNEFMVNWDGLRTKDTERVLVLAATNRPYDLDEAVIRRLPRRLMVNLPDAPNRAKILKVILAKEDLAPDVDLDAVASLTDGYSGSDLKNLCVTAAYRPIREILEKEKKEHDAALAEGRPTPTPCGSTDIRPLNMDDFKNAHERVCASVSSESINMTELLQWNELYGEGGSRRKKSLSYFM comes from the exons ATGGTTGCGACGAGACGAAGTGGATCTCTGCCGTCCACTGTTAAACGGtcgtcctcctcctcctccgattCTTCCTCCAAACGCCAAAAG GTAGATAATAATAATGCGGAGTCGTCGGAGAAACCAAAGTCGTCTCTTCCACCGCCGACGGAGAATCCCAAGGAGTTAGGCTCTACTGACCCGCCGGAATCCGGCGCCGTTACTCCTCAGGCTACTTCCGGCGACGGTGAGACCGCTGCCAAGATTAATGATGCACCTGCCGTATCCGTTGTCGCACCTATAACAGAAG GGGCAACACCTGCTATAGTTGATAAACCGAGGAGTTCCATGAGTTTGAGGAAGCAAAATCAAGGTTCTGAAACTACGTCACCTTGGTGTTGGCTTATGTCAGAGTATCCACAG AACCCAACTATACATGTTTCGGCTACGAATTTCTTGGTTGGTTCTAGCAAAAACGCTCATTTGCATATCAAGCACCAAACAGTTAGTGCAACCTTATGTTCATTAAGGCTTACACAG CATGAAGGAAATTGGGTTGCTGTGCTCGAGAGCAGGGGCAAAGGATCTGTGCAAGTTAATGGAAAAACAATAAAGAAGAATACTAATTGCATTCTCAATTCGGGTGATGGGCTTGCTTTTGGTCTTGTGGGAAATCATGCTTAT ATATTTCAGCAGCTTCCATATGAGCTTGGAGTTAAGTCGCCTCCTTCAGATGTTAGGACCAGTGCAGGTAAATTGCTGCGCGTTGAAAAGAGAGCAGGAGATGCTTCAGCTGTAGCTGGTGCTTCCATTTTGGCATCGCTTTCAAGCCTGCGGCAAGATCCGTCGCGCTTGAAACCTACGTCTCAGGTTAGTGGGAATGAGCTGCCTTCTTCCCCTGTTATTCATGAAGATGAGCTTGATGGCCTCGAAGTCGACTCAGCTGCAAATGTTAGCAGCAGCAGTGCTGCTGATGTTGGGTTGACTAGCAAGATCCTCCCTCTTGATGGAGACCTGAACTCTGGCAGAGAGGCAGGCAAT ATACTGGAGGAAAGAGACTGGACCAGAGATGCGCCAGCTTCCGCAACAGGGGTGTCTCTAAGATGTGCAGTATTTAAAGAAGAGATTCATGCTGCAATAGTTGATGGACAACAGCTAGAAGTTTCATTTGATAGCTTTCCATATTACTTAAG TGAGAACACAAAAAATGTGCTGATTGCGTCTTCATATATACAcctgaagcataaagaacaagtAAAATATACATCTGAGCTACCTACTATCAACCCAAGAATTCTGCTCTCAGGTCCTGCAG GATCTGAGATATATCAGGAGATGCTGGCAAAGGCACTTGCTCAGTATTATGGAGCTAAATTGCTTATATTTGATAGCCATTCTTTTTTGGGT GGTCTATCTGCGAAGGAGGCTGAACTACTAAAAGAGGGATGCAGTTCACATAAGATGTCCACAAACTCCAAGCAGATTCCTGGAGAACCCGATTGGCCTAACGGCAATGGGTCGTCATCTGGTCAAGCAGCTAATACTAACACTCTGACTGATCCTTTGGGTTTGGAAGCACAACCAAAGATGGAGAGTGGCAATGTAACCTCTTTAGCCGGAACATCGAAGAATACCTTGTTTAGGACAG GTGATAGAGTGAGATTCATTGGTTCTTCTGGTGGTGGGTACTCAGCCTCCATCAG GGGCCCAGCTTTTGGCACTCGAGGGAAGGTTGTGTTGCCTTTTGAAGATAATCCATCATCAAAAATTGGTGTAAGGTTTGATAAGCCTATATCAGACGGGGTTAACCTTGGGGGTCTTTGTGATGAAGGTCATGGGTTCTTTTGCAAAG CCAATGATTTGCGGTTGGAAGCCACAGGTGTCGATGATCTGGACAAGTTACTCATAAGCTCATTGTTTGAG GTTGTATTCAACGAAAGCAGAAATTCCCCcttcattttatttatgaaagATGCTGAGAAATCTATGGCAGGAAATTCAGAATCATATTCAACTTTCAAAAGTCGGCTTGAAAAGCTTCCTGCTAATATCGTTGTTATAGGATCTCACGCTCATACAGATAACCGTAAGGAAAAG TCACATCCTGGGGGATTGCTCTTCACCAAATTTGGAAGCAATCAAACTGCCTTGCTTGATTTGGCTTTCCCG GATAGTTTTGGGAAGTTGCATGACAGGGGGAAGGAAGTGACCAAGACAACTAAACTTCTGACGAAGCTTTTCCCCAACAAAGTGACCATTCACATGCCGCAG GATGAAGCGCTTATATCTGCTTGGAAGCAACAGTTGGATCGAGAtgctgataccctaaaaatgaaaGGAAATTTGAATAGCTTGCGAACA GTTCTTAATCGGAATGGATTGGACTGTGATGGACTTGACACTTTGTGCATTAAAGACCAGACTTTTTCTGTTGAAA GTGCGGAGAAGGTGGTTGGATGGGCCTTGAGCCATCATTTGATGCAGAACCTTGATGCAGACCCTGACGTTAGGCTTGTTTTGTCTCCTGTGAG CATTCAGTATGGGTTGGAAATTCTACAAGCTATGCAAAATGAAAGCAAAAGCTTGAAGAAGTCACTTAAG GATATTGTAACGGAGAATGAATTTGAGAAGAGACTTCTAGCAGATGTTATTCCCCCCAGTGATATTGGAGTAACATTTGATGATATTGGTGCACTTGAAAATGTCAAGGATACGTTAAAAGAGCTGGTCATGCTTCCTTTACAAAGACCTGAACTTTTCTGCAAGGGTCAACTAACCAAG CCATGCAAGGGAATACTTCTATTTGGACCCCCTGGAACAGGGAAAACCATGCTCGCGAAAGCTGTTGCGACTGAAGCGGGTGCAAACTTTATCAATATTTCTATGTCAAGTATCACTTCAAAG TGGTTTGGCGAGGGCGAGAAATATGTGAAAGCTGTCTTCTCCCTGGCTAGTAAAATTGCTCCAAGTGTTGTCTTTGTTGATGAA GTTGATAGCATGCTTGGACGACGGGAAAATCCAGGAGAACACGAGGCCATgcgtaaaatgaaaaatgaattcATGGTGAATTGGGATGGTTTACGTACAAAAGATACTGAGCGTGTGTTGGTACTTGCAGCAACAAACAGACCATATGACCTTGATGAGGCTGTCATAAGGAGACTGCCGCGTAG GCTGATGGTCAATTTACCAGATGCTCCAAATAGAGCGAAAATTCTAAAAGTGATACTTGCAAAAGAAGACTTGGCTCCAGATGTTGATCTGGATGCAGTGGCAAGTTTGACCGATGGATATTCCGGAAGTGACCTTAAG AATCTGTGTGTTACAGCTGCATATCGACCGATTAGGgaaatcctagaaaaagaaaaaaag GAACATGATGCAGCTTTGGCAGAAGGTAGACCTACGCCAACACCATGCGGCAGTACAGACATTCGGCCTTTGAATATGGATGACTTTAAAAACGCTCATGAGCGG GTATGTGCAAGTGTTTCATCAGAATCCATAAATATGACGGAGCTTCTTCAGTGGAATGAACTGTATGGAGAAGGGGGCTCTAGAAGGAAGAAGTCGTTGAGTTATTTCATGTAA
- the LOC104214449 gene encoding uncharacterized protein isoform X1 encodes MVATRRSGSLPSTVKRSSSSSSDSSSKRQKVDNNNAESSEKPKSSLPPPTENPKELGSTDPPESGAVTPQATSGDGETAAKINDAPAVSVVAPITEGATPAIVDKPRSSMSLRKQNQGSETTSPWCWLMSEYPQNPTIHVSATNFLVGSSKNAHLHIKHQTVSATLCSLRLTQHEGNWVAVLESRGKGSVQVNGKTIKKNTNCILNSGDGLAFGLVGNHAYIFQQLPYELGVKSPPSDVRTSAGKLLRVEKRAGDASAVAGASILASLSSLRQDPSRLKPTSQVSGNELPSSPVIHEDELDGLEVDSAANVSSSSAADVGLTSKILPLDGDLNSGREAGNILEERDWTRDAPASATGVSLRCAVFKEEIHAAIVDGQQLEVSFDSFPYYLSENTKNVLIASSYIHLKHKEQVKYTSELPTINPRILLSGPAAGSEIYQEMLAKALAQYYGAKLLIFDSHSFLGGLSAKEAELLKEGCSSHKMSTNSKQIPGEPDWPNGNGSSSGQAANTNTLTDPLGLEAQPKMESGNVTSLAGTSKNTLFRTGDRVRFIGSSGGGYSASIRGPAFGTRGKVVLPFEDNPSSKIGVRFDKPISDGVNLGGLCDEGHGFFCKANDLRLEATGVDDLDKLLISSLFEVVFNESRNSPFILFMKDAEKSMAGNSESYSTFKSRLEKLPANIVVIGSHAHTDNRKEKSHPGGLLFTKFGSNQTALLDLAFPDSFGKLHDRGKEVTKTTKLLTKLFPNKVTIHMPQDEALISAWKQQLDRDADTLKMKGNLNSLRTVLNRNGLDCDGLDTLCIKDQTFSVESAEKVVGWALSHHLMQNLDADPDVRLVLSPVSIQYGLEILQAMQNESKSLKKSLKDIVTENEFEKRLLADVIPPSDIGVTFDDIGALENVKDTLKELVMLPLQRPELFCKGQLTKPCKGILLFGPPGTGKTMLAKAVATEAGANFINISMSSITSKWFGEGEKYVKAVFSLASKIAPSVVFVDEVDSMLGRRENPGEHEAMRKMKNEFMVNWDGLRTKDTERVLVLAATNRPYDLDEAVIRRLPRRLMVNLPDAPNRAKILKVILAKEDLAPDVDLDAVASLTDGYSGSDLKNLCVTAAYRPIREILEKEKKEHDAALAEGRPTPTPCGSTDIRPLNMDDFKNAHERVCASVSSESINMTELLQWNELYGEGGSRRKKSLSYFM; translated from the exons ATGGTTGCGACGAGACGAAGTGGATCTCTGCCGTCCACTGTTAAACGGtcgtcctcctcctcctccgattCTTCCTCCAAACGCCAAAAG GTAGATAATAATAATGCGGAGTCGTCGGAGAAACCAAAGTCGTCTCTTCCACCGCCGACGGAGAATCCCAAGGAGTTAGGCTCTACTGACCCGCCGGAATCCGGCGCCGTTACTCCTCAGGCTACTTCCGGCGACGGTGAGACCGCTGCCAAGATTAATGATGCACCTGCCGTATCCGTTGTCGCACCTATAACAGAAG GGGCAACACCTGCTATAGTTGATAAACCGAGGAGTTCCATGAGTTTGAGGAAGCAAAATCAAGGTTCTGAAACTACGTCACCTTGGTGTTGGCTTATGTCAGAGTATCCACAG AACCCAACTATACATGTTTCGGCTACGAATTTCTTGGTTGGTTCTAGCAAAAACGCTCATTTGCATATCAAGCACCAAACAGTTAGTGCAACCTTATGTTCATTAAGGCTTACACAG CATGAAGGAAATTGGGTTGCTGTGCTCGAGAGCAGGGGCAAAGGATCTGTGCAAGTTAATGGAAAAACAATAAAGAAGAATACTAATTGCATTCTCAATTCGGGTGATGGGCTTGCTTTTGGTCTTGTGGGAAATCATGCTTAT ATATTTCAGCAGCTTCCATATGAGCTTGGAGTTAAGTCGCCTCCTTCAGATGTTAGGACCAGTGCAGGTAAATTGCTGCGCGTTGAAAAGAGAGCAGGAGATGCTTCAGCTGTAGCTGGTGCTTCCATTTTGGCATCGCTTTCAAGCCTGCGGCAAGATCCGTCGCGCTTGAAACCTACGTCTCAGGTTAGTGGGAATGAGCTGCCTTCTTCCCCTGTTATTCATGAAGATGAGCTTGATGGCCTCGAAGTCGACTCAGCTGCAAATGTTAGCAGCAGCAGTGCTGCTGATGTTGGGTTGACTAGCAAGATCCTCCCTCTTGATGGAGACCTGAACTCTGGCAGAGAGGCAGGCAAT ATACTGGAGGAAAGAGACTGGACCAGAGATGCGCCAGCTTCCGCAACAGGGGTGTCTCTAAGATGTGCAGTATTTAAAGAAGAGATTCATGCTGCAATAGTTGATGGACAACAGCTAGAAGTTTCATTTGATAGCTTTCCATATTACTTAAG TGAGAACACAAAAAATGTGCTGATTGCGTCTTCATATATACAcctgaagcataaagaacaagtAAAATATACATCTGAGCTACCTACTATCAACCCAAGAATTCTGCTCTCAGGTCCTGCAG CAGGATCTGAGATATATCAGGAGATGCTGGCAAAGGCACTTGCTCAGTATTATGGAGCTAAATTGCTTATATTTGATAGCCATTCTTTTTTGGGT GGTCTATCTGCGAAGGAGGCTGAACTACTAAAAGAGGGATGCAGTTCACATAAGATGTCCACAAACTCCAAGCAGATTCCTGGAGAACCCGATTGGCCTAACGGCAATGGGTCGTCATCTGGTCAAGCAGCTAATACTAACACTCTGACTGATCCTTTGGGTTTGGAAGCACAACCAAAGATGGAGAGTGGCAATGTAACCTCTTTAGCCGGAACATCGAAGAATACCTTGTTTAGGACAG GTGATAGAGTGAGATTCATTGGTTCTTCTGGTGGTGGGTACTCAGCCTCCATCAG GGGCCCAGCTTTTGGCACTCGAGGGAAGGTTGTGTTGCCTTTTGAAGATAATCCATCATCAAAAATTGGTGTAAGGTTTGATAAGCCTATATCAGACGGGGTTAACCTTGGGGGTCTTTGTGATGAAGGTCATGGGTTCTTTTGCAAAG CCAATGATTTGCGGTTGGAAGCCACAGGTGTCGATGATCTGGACAAGTTACTCATAAGCTCATTGTTTGAG GTTGTATTCAACGAAAGCAGAAATTCCCCcttcattttatttatgaaagATGCTGAGAAATCTATGGCAGGAAATTCAGAATCATATTCAACTTTCAAAAGTCGGCTTGAAAAGCTTCCTGCTAATATCGTTGTTATAGGATCTCACGCTCATACAGATAACCGTAAGGAAAAG TCACATCCTGGGGGATTGCTCTTCACCAAATTTGGAAGCAATCAAACTGCCTTGCTTGATTTGGCTTTCCCG GATAGTTTTGGGAAGTTGCATGACAGGGGGAAGGAAGTGACCAAGACAACTAAACTTCTGACGAAGCTTTTCCCCAACAAAGTGACCATTCACATGCCGCAG GATGAAGCGCTTATATCTGCTTGGAAGCAACAGTTGGATCGAGAtgctgataccctaaaaatgaaaGGAAATTTGAATAGCTTGCGAACA GTTCTTAATCGGAATGGATTGGACTGTGATGGACTTGACACTTTGTGCATTAAAGACCAGACTTTTTCTGTTGAAA GTGCGGAGAAGGTGGTTGGATGGGCCTTGAGCCATCATTTGATGCAGAACCTTGATGCAGACCCTGACGTTAGGCTTGTTTTGTCTCCTGTGAG CATTCAGTATGGGTTGGAAATTCTACAAGCTATGCAAAATGAAAGCAAAAGCTTGAAGAAGTCACTTAAG GATATTGTAACGGAGAATGAATTTGAGAAGAGACTTCTAGCAGATGTTATTCCCCCCAGTGATATTGGAGTAACATTTGATGATATTGGTGCACTTGAAAATGTCAAGGATACGTTAAAAGAGCTGGTCATGCTTCCTTTACAAAGACCTGAACTTTTCTGCAAGGGTCAACTAACCAAG CCATGCAAGGGAATACTTCTATTTGGACCCCCTGGAACAGGGAAAACCATGCTCGCGAAAGCTGTTGCGACTGAAGCGGGTGCAAACTTTATCAATATTTCTATGTCAAGTATCACTTCAAAG TGGTTTGGCGAGGGCGAGAAATATGTGAAAGCTGTCTTCTCCCTGGCTAGTAAAATTGCTCCAAGTGTTGTCTTTGTTGATGAA GTTGATAGCATGCTTGGACGACGGGAAAATCCAGGAGAACACGAGGCCATgcgtaaaatgaaaaatgaattcATGGTGAATTGGGATGGTTTACGTACAAAAGATACTGAGCGTGTGTTGGTACTTGCAGCAACAAACAGACCATATGACCTTGATGAGGCTGTCATAAGGAGACTGCCGCGTAG GCTGATGGTCAATTTACCAGATGCTCCAAATAGAGCGAAAATTCTAAAAGTGATACTTGCAAAAGAAGACTTGGCTCCAGATGTTGATCTGGATGCAGTGGCAAGTTTGACCGATGGATATTCCGGAAGTGACCTTAAG AATCTGTGTGTTACAGCTGCATATCGACCGATTAGGgaaatcctagaaaaagaaaaaaag GAACATGATGCAGCTTTGGCAGAAGGTAGACCTACGCCAACACCATGCGGCAGTACAGACATTCGGCCTTTGAATATGGATGACTTTAAAAACGCTCATGAGCGG GTATGTGCAAGTGTTTCATCAGAATCCATAAATATGACGGAGCTTCTTCAGTGGAATGAACTGTATGGAGAAGGGGGCTCTAGAAGGAAGAAGTCGTTGAGTTATTTCATGTAA